One genomic segment of Mycolicibacterium chubuense NBB4 includes these proteins:
- a CDS encoding VOC family protein, with product MEILASRVLFRPKDYQRSIAFYRDGIGLAIAREYSGGTVFYAGQSLIEIAGHGAPGRDAPPFPGALWLQVRDLHATQNELRERGIDIAREALREPWGLFEMHVVDPDGVMLIFVQVPEDHPLRRDLRD from the coding sequence ATGGAGATCCTGGCCAGCCGGGTGCTGTTCCGTCCGAAGGACTACCAGAGGTCGATCGCGTTCTACCGCGACGGCATCGGGCTCGCGATCGCCCGGGAGTACTCCGGCGGCACCGTCTTCTACGCCGGGCAGTCGCTGATCGAGATCGCCGGCCATGGGGCTCCCGGGCGGGATGCGCCGCCGTTCCCGGGGGCGCTGTGGCTCCAGGTCCGCGACCTGCACGCGACGCAGAACGAGTTGCGCGAGCGCGGCATCGACATCGCCCGGGAAGCCCTGCGTGAACCGTGGGGGCTGTTCGAGATGCACGTCGTCGATCCCGACGGTGTCATGCTGATCTTCGTGCAGGTGCCCGAGGACCACCCGCTGCGCCGCGACCTCCGCGACTAG